One genomic window of Branchiostoma lanceolatum isolate klBraLanc5 chromosome 5, klBraLanc5.hap2, whole genome shotgun sequence includes the following:
- the LOC136435394 gene encoding uncharacterized protein codes for MMNETVNCTGAPEEVYTGSGWGLPPIAVIVSAVLFICFLLSILISKAFQYLVNNTNLIVPVVEDRLQPPGGRRLRASRISLSSLARRSRRRNDARARQVAVNGHAGVLNGNGNTVMASTVDDASARERKHSSDAGLRPHHTVSMPEITDVRNGMTDVRTGPDEFRNSSRSSLRTDTINSPRLPWTKKRSKSCRTKSDRTPWVDIPVVIVHPP; via the coding sequence ATGATGAACGAGACGGTGAACTGTACCGGGGCACCGGAGGAGGTCTACACGGGTAGCGGATGGGGCCTGCCGCCGATCGCCGTCATCGTCTCGGCAGTGTTGTTCATCTGCTTCTTGCTGAGTATCTTGATAAGCAAGGCGTTTCAGTACCTGGTGAACAACACCAATTTGATCGTTCCCGTGGTGGAGGACAGACTGCAGCCGCCAGGGGGCCGACGACTCCGCGCCAGCAGAATCAGCCTTAGTTCTCTCGCGAGACGATCGAGAAGACGAAATGATGCGAGAGCTCGGCAGGTCGCGGTGAACGGACATGCCGGAGTCCTCAACGGAAACGGAAACACCGTCATGGCCTCGACGGTAGACGACGCGAGCGCCAGAGAACGGAAACACTCCTCCGATGCCGGGCTGCGTCCTCACCACACCGTCTCCATGCCGGAAATAACCGACGTCCGGAACGGAATGACGGACGTCCGGACTGGACCCGACGAATTCCGGAATTCTAGTAGATCATCACTGAGGACGGACACAATCAACAGCCCCCGTCTGCCCTGGACGAAAAAACGGAGCAAAAGCTGCAGGACTAAATCAGACAGAACGCCGTGGGTGGACATCCCGGTTGTGATTGTCCATCCGCCCTAG